The following DNA comes from Qingshengfaniella alkalisoli.
CCGAAGATGAATTTCATCAAGGTGAAATGCACCGCCAGTAGCGATGCGGGCGTGACTGTCGAACTGCCGAACGGCGCGCAGATGACAGTGCCGGTCGATGCCAGGGCCGGGATCGAAGGTCAGGCACTGACCCTGGGCATCCGACCGGAGCATGTAAAATTCGGCGAAGGCGACGCGCGCTTGCAGGCAGTTCCGTCAGTGATCGAACGTCTGGGCATCCACACGGTTGTCTATACGCAGATCGATGAAAGTGAAGGAACCTTTACGGCCCTTCTGGAAGGTAGCGCACCTGCAAAAGCGGGCCAGGCCATCGATATCGGTCTGAACGCTGGTGACTGCCATCTGTTCGATGAAAGCGGCGTCGCGTTCGAACGGCATATCCCGTTGACGGAAATCGACCCGTCGCTTCTAACAGCGGCCTCCTGATCGCCGGACTGCCCGCCGACACATCGCGGCGGGCAGAACTTCCTACCAGACCGTGCCGCGCGCGGCGACGTCTTCGATACGCGTTACCATCCCGTCACGGTGAAAGACCATGCGGTCGAACAGGTTTGTCACCACGCAAGTATGGTTCGGAATGACACGAAGCAACTCACCGATTTCGGGTTTGTCTTCACATGCGCTGAGGTCGATCACGCCATGCTCTTCGCTCAACGATACGATCCGCGCGTCGGGATATCCGCGGATATAACCGAAGTCCGTAAAGCCGATCAGATCCTGTGTCAGTGTCTTGGACCCCGCATCGATCACTGCACGATCCGCCGTCGGTCGCGACACAACCGTCGTCAGGATGTTCATGGCGCAGTCGTCAAAGGTACAGTGCCCCTCGCGCACCATCGACCGGTCGTTATACACATAGGTGCCCGCGCGGTGCTCGGTGGCCGACGGCACCAGGTGAGCATTGAACAGCGACGGCGAACCGCCGAAGGTCCGGATCGGGCAATCAATGCCCTTCTCGGCAAGCTTGGCCATGGTTTCGGTAAAGAACCTCTCGGCCACGGGCTCCCCGCCCGATTTCGGCGGGTAGGTCATCAGCCCCATGAAATTCAGCCCGCCGCTTTCATGGATATGCATGGCAAGCGCTACGGCCTCATCGGGTGTCTGGACACCGTTGCGCTTGGCCCCCGTGTCACATTCGACCAGAACGTCGAGCGGTTCGTGCCCCGTAAATGCCGCCGACAACCCGTCCACGACCACTTCGTTGTCTGCGACAACGCGCAGCTTGATCGTGTCATTCAATGCGCGAAGACGCTCAAGGCGCTCGCTGCCCATGATGTTGAAGGTGATCAGGATGTCATCGAAGCCTTCTTCGGCAAAGACCTCCGCCTCGCTTACCTTCTGGCAATTGATTCCCCTGGCGCCCGCCGCGATCTGGAGCTTGGCGACAGAGGGCAACTTGTGCGTCTTGATATGCGGTCGGAAATCGCGGTCCATCTCGTCGAAATAGGCCTGAACCCGCGCGATGTTGGTGGCCATCACGTCTTCGTCGACCACGGGAATGGGTGTCAGCAGGGTGTCTATCTTCTGTCCGATTTTCATTGTGGTCCCCTGTTAGGCTGTCTCTTGAATGGGCCAGATATCGCGGCGTGCCAAGCGATAGGGCGTGCACCGCGGATCATTGGGAT
Coding sequences within:
- a CDS encoding D-TA family PLP-dependent enzyme translates to MKIGQKIDTLLTPIPVVDEDVMATNIARVQAYFDEMDRDFRPHIKTHKLPSVAKLQIAAGARGINCQKVSEAEVFAEEGFDDILITFNIMGSERLERLRALNDTIKLRVVADNEVVVDGLSAAFTGHEPLDVLVECDTGAKRNGVQTPDEAVALAMHIHESGGLNFMGLMTYPPKSGGEPVAERFFTETMAKLAEKGIDCPIRTFGGSPSLFNAHLVPSATEHRAGTYVYNDRSMVREGHCTFDDCAMNILTTVVSRPTADRAVIDAGSKTLTQDLIGFTDFGYIRGYPDARIVSLSEEHGVIDLSACEDKPEIGELLRVIPNHTCVVTNLFDRMVFHRDGMVTRIEDVAARGTVW